The genomic DNA GTCCCTTCCATGCGCAGCACGCTGTTGATGCTCTGCACTGCTTCGTGATCGGCAAGGGCCGCAACGGTTTCCGACAGCGCTTCGTCGGTTGCCCGGTGGGTGACGACGACGATGCGGGCGCCGCTGCGCTGGCCGGACTCGTCCTCCATGCCCTCCTGGCGGACTTCGGCGATGCTGACCTCACGCTTGCCGAATTCGGCTGCGACAGAGGACAACACACCGGGCTTGTCCGCCACGTTCATGCTGACGTAGTAGCGGGTCTCGATGGCGCCGATCGAGGCGATGGGCAGCTTGGCGTACTTGGATTCCCGCGGCCCGCGGCCACCCTGCACGCGGTTGCGCGCGGCCATGACGACGTCACCCATGACGGCCGACGCGGTCGGTGCGCCACCTGCGCCGCGGCCGTAGAACATCAGCTCGCCGGCGGCCTCGGCCTCGACGAAGACCGCGTTGAACGCGCCGTTGACCGAGGCCAACGGGTGGTCCAGGGGCACCAGCGCCGGGTACACACGAGCCGAAACCCGTTGCTTGCCTTTGCCGGTGGTCAAGCGCTCGCAGATGGCGAGCAACTTGATGGTGCAGCCCAGTGCCTTGGCGGACTCGAAGTCTGCGGCGCTGACCTTCGTCATGCCCTCGCGGTAGACGTCGTCGGCGGTGACCCGGGTGTGGAACGCGATGGACGCCAGGATGGCGGCCTTGGCGGCGGCGTCGTAGCCCTCGACGTCGGCGGTCGGGTCGGCCTCGGCGTAGCCCAGCACACCGGCTTCGGCGAGCGCGTCGGCGTAGTCGGCGCCGGTCTCACTCATCGCCGACAGGATGTAGTTGGTGGTGCCGTTGACGATGCCCGCCACCCGCAGCACGACGTCACCCGCGAGCGACTGGGTCAGCGGCCGGATCACCGGGATCGCGCCGGCGACGGCCGCCTCGAAATACAGGTCCACGCGCGCCTTTTCGGCCGCCTGGGCCAGTTCACCGGTGGATTGCGCCATCAGCGCCTTGTTGGCGGTGACCACCGACTTGCCCTGCTCCAGCGCGGCCATGATGGCCTTGCGGGCCGGCTCGACGGGACCCATGAGCTCGATGACGATGTCGACGTCGTCGCGCGACACCAGCGCCTCGATGTCGTCGGTGAGCATGTCGACCGACACGCCACGGCCCTTGGCCACCTTGCGGACACCGACGCCGCGCAACTCCAGGGGCGCACCGATGCGAGCAGCCAGGTCGTCAGCGCTGTCCTCGATGATCCGGACCACCTCGGTCCCGACGTTCCCGAGTCCGAGAACTGCTACGCCGATTGGCTTTTCACTCATTGACCACTCACCTCCAGGCTCAACAGGTCTTCGACGGTCTCCCGGCGCAAGATCAGGCGTGCGTTGCCGTCCTTCACCGCGACGACGGCGGGACGGGTCAGCAGGTTGTACCGGCTGGACATCGAATAGCAGTAGGCGCCGGTGGCGGCGACTGCCAGCAGATCACCGGGCACCAAATCCTCGGACACCCAGGTGTCGCGGACGATGATGTCGCCGGTCTCGCAGTGCTTTCCGACGATCCGGGCCAGCGTCGCGGGGGCGTCGCTGGCGCGCGACACCAGCCGGGCGTCGTACTGGGCGTCGTACAGCGACGGCCGGATGTTGTCGCTCATGCCGCCGTCGACGCTGACGTAGCGCCGGTACTTGTCGGCCGACACGGCAACGTCTTTCACGGTGCCGACCTCGTACAGCGTGATGGTGCCGGGGCCCGCGATGGCGCGGCCGGGCTCCACGACCAGCTTGGGGGTCGGCAGACCGACGGCCTCGGATTCGGCCTTCACGATGGCCTTGAGCTTGTCGGCCAGTTCCTTCATGGGTGGCGGGTCATCGCTGGGCAGGTAGGAGATGCCCAGTCCCCCACCGAGATCCATGACCGACATCTGCGCGGTCTTCTCGACGCCGAATTCGGCGACGACGTCGCGCAGCAGGCCGATGACGCGATGGGCCGCGATCTCGAACCCGGCGACGTCGAAGATCTGCGAGCCGACGTGGCAGTGCAGGCCGACCAGGCGCAGGTTGTCGGTGGCGAAGACCTTGCGCACCGCTTCCATGGCCGCGCCGCTGGCCAGCGAGAGACCGAACTTCTGGTCCTCGTGGGCCGTGGAGATGAACTCGTGGGTGTGCGCCTCGACGCCCGGGGTCACGCGGACCAGGACGTCCTGCACCACACCCGCCGCGCCGGCGATGGCCTCCAGGCGCTCGATCTCGATCTCGGAGTCCAGCACGATGTGCCCGACACCGGCCTCGACCGCGGCGGACAGCTCAGGGACGGATTTGTTGTTGCCGTGCACCGTGATTCGTTCAGCCGGGAAGTCGGCGTGCAGCGCCACGGCCAGCTCGCCCCCGGTGGCGACGTCCAGGCACAGGCCCTCCTGCGCGACCCAGCGAGCGATCTCGGCGCACAGGAACGCTTTTCCGGCGTAGTGCACGTGCTCGCCGCCACCGAAGGCGTCGGCGATCTCGCGGCAGCGGGACCGGAAGTCGTCCTCGTCGATGACGAACAGCGGTGTGCCGAACTGCTCGGCCAGGGCACCGACCGTGACCCCGGCGACACTGACCTGACCATCGGCGCCCCGAACCAGGTTGCGCGGCCAGACATTCGGCGCCAACAGGTTCACCTCGTCGGGCGTCTGCGGCTTCTCCGGCACCACGTTGCCGGTCGGCTGCCCGCTCACATCCGCTCCGGAGCGCTGACACCGAGGATCTGCAGACCGTTGGCGATGACCTGGCGCGTGGCCGCGCACAGCGCGAGCCGCGCCCGGTGCAGGTCGCTGTGCTCTTCGTCGCCCATCGGGAGGACGCGGCAGGAGTCGTAGAACCGATGGTAGTCACCGGCCAGGTCTTCCAGATACCGGCACACGCGGTGCGGTTCCCTAAGGGCAGCAGCGGTTTTCAGGACGCGCGGGAACTCGCCGATGGTGCGCATCAGGGTGGCTTCACGGTCGTGGCTCAGCAGGTCGAGGTGTCCGAGGTCCACCTGCAGGCCGAGGTCGGCGGCGTTGCGCGCCAGGGCCGACAGCCGGGCGTGCGCGTATTGCACGTAGTAGACCGGGTTTTCGTTGGACGCGCTGGCCCACAGCCCGAGGTCGATGTCGATGGGGCTGTTCACCGACGACCGGATCAGCACGTAGCGGGCCGCGTCCACGCCGATGGCGTCGACCAGGTCCTCCAGGGTGATGACGGTGCCGGCGCGCTTGCTCATGCGCATCGGCTGGCCGTCCCTGACCAGGTTGACCATCTGGCCGATCAGCACCTCGACGGTGTCGGGGTCCTCGCCGAGCGCGGCCGCGACGGCCTTCAGGCGGCCGATGTAGCCATGGTGGTCGGCACCGAGCATGTAGATACACAGGTCGAAACCGCGCTGACGCTTGTCCAGGTAGTACGCGATGTCGCCGGCGACGTACGCCGGGTTGCCGTCGCTCTTGATGACGACGCGGTCCTTGTCGTCACCGAAGTCGGTGGTGCGCAACCAGATTGCGCCGTCCTGCTCGTAGATCGAGCCGTTGTCGCGCAGCTTGTCGATGGCCTCCTGCACCCGCCCTGAGGTGTGCATCGAGTCTTCGTGGGTGTAGACGTCGAAGTCGGTGCCGAAGTCGTGCAGCGACTGCTTGATCTGACCGAACATCAAATCCACGCCGAGCTCGCGGAAGACTTCCTGGCACTCATCGGCCGGCAGGCTCAACGCGTCGGGCCGCTTGGCCACGACGTCGGCCGCGATGTCCTTGATGTAGTCGCCGCCGTAGCCGTCCTCCGGGGCCGGCTCGCCCTTGGCGGCCGCGACCAGCGAGCGCGCGAAGCGGTCGATCTGGCCGCCGTGGTCGTTGAAGTAGTACTCGCGGACGACGGTGGCGTCCTGTGTGGCCAGCAGACGGCCCAGCGCGTCACCGACGGCGGCCCAGCGGGTGCCGCCGATGTGGATGGGGCCGGTCGGGTTCGCCGAGACGAACTCCAGGTTGATGTGGCGACCCTTGAGCTCCTCAGAGGTGCCGTAGCGGTCGCCTGCGCCCAGCACGTTGAGGACGACGACGCTCTGCGCGGACGCCTCGATGCGCAGGTTGACGAAGCCGGGGCCGGCAACGGTGGCCTCAGCGATGCCGTCGGCGTCGATCAACCTCTCGGCGAGCCATTCGGCCAGGTCACGTGGCTTTACGCCGACCTTCTTGGCCAGCTGCAGCGCCAGGTTGGTGGCGTAGTCGCCGTGCTCGGGGTTACGCGGACGCTCGATGGCGACTGTTTCGGGCAGCGCGGCAAGGTCCAGGTCGTGTTCGACCAGGACCACGGCGGCGGTGTTCTTGAGCAGTTCAGCCAGATCGGCGGGGGTCACGGGGGTCCATCCTATGGGCTGAGCTGCTCACGCTTGTCATCGGTGTCGCCCGGTGCTTGACGGATTGTTCCTGGCGGTTGACGCCGATTCGGGAGGTCGGTCACCGATGCGCTAGTCTGTGATCGCCCAACGGCGCCGCTGGCTCGCCAGCATCAAGCGCCCCCGTAGCTCAGGGGATAGAGCGTCTGCCTCCGGAGCAGAAGGCCGCAGGTTCGAATCCTGCCGGGGGCACTCATCAAACTCATTCTTGCTGGTCGCACGATCTTCCTGTTAGCCGTTGCTGTCGAGCGGCGGATTGACCTTCGCCATACGCCGCAACCGAGGCAATCCCCGGTGCTACCGAGAGTTCAACACTGATACGCCGCTCACACTGTGACCGAGTTCGAAAGCGAACACTTCCCGGTAATGTCCCACGGACGCCGATGGCGTCCACACCTGCGGCACATTCCGACGGGCGTACGCCCAACTTCGGTCTTGCCGAGGATCCAGACAAGCAACGCAGGCGATGCGCTACGGCGCCCGACTCGCCGCGAATGCGAGCAGTCAGTCAGGAGTATTGGGCCTACTTGCTGCGCGACTTGCGGATCTTGCCATCGTCGGCTGACTCGTACATGTCGAAGTTGCGTTCTACGGTGAGCATCACCAATTCATCGAAGGCTGTTTGGAGTTCGACCGGCTCCAGCGGATTGTTTACTTCATAGCAAATCACTGACGGCGCAAAGGGATTGGAGTCGACCAATAACGCATAAAGCCGTTCGAACTGCTCATCGCGGTCGGATGGATCGGCGCGGCCAGTGAACAAATTGAAGCGTGGAAAAACATTGTCGAACGTACTGTTGCGTCGCGGCGTATCGTCGGCCGCCGCCTCTTTGTCAAAGAAGAAGAACCCGGATACGACCGCGAACGGAAATCGGCGGTGCAAAGTGGTCGACTCGAACAGCAGGTCAGCCCGTCGATTGGTGAGGTTCTTCTGAAAGCCACCGCTTTGTCCGTCGCGGAACATGATCGTCTTGATCGAGCACGCAAGCATCAGCCCCGATTCCTCGGTTGCCCACGTGACATCAACCTTCTTGGCGCCCAGGCCACCCGCAAGTCGTCTCTCAGCGCCCGACAGACCCGGGCCACCGGGTTCGCCGGGACGTGCGCCCTCCATCCCACGCTCGCGCAACTCTTGAGCGATCGCCAGTGCCAGTGTGGTGCTGATCTTTAGAGCCCACGGGTTCTTCTCTCGCTGCGGCGCATCATCGCTAGGTTTAGGTCCAGCAGCCTTGATCGCCTCAACCAGCAGGTCGTCAATTCGAGCCACGACGACCTCGCGCAACTCGTCGTGCCGTCAATTCAGCGTGCGCGTCGCGCAGCACACGAACATTGGCGCGCGACATTCCCAACTCCCCCACAAGCAGCACGTCATCGACGATCTTCGAGGCCTCGATCAGCTTTCCGCTACCCAACAAGCCGGCAACCTGCGGGCGTACATTTGCCAACCGATCCGCCGCAGCTTCGACCACATCCACTGCTGGGACTGGAAGCCGGTCGGCTTCACGGGGTTCTAACTTGAGCATCCCGCCACCGTAGGCTCGCCCTACGGTCTCAGCACCGACCAGCGTCATGGAAGTCAGCGAAGCTAGCGGGAGTAACGCCTTACCCAGCTTGCGCACTTTGGGTCCCAGGTACACACCATGTACAGAATTCAGGTGCGCCGCCCTTGCCGTGTTGGTCGACAGTCGAGGCGTGTCAGCGTTGGCGTTCATGTACGTGAGCAGCAAATCGGCTGGGGCAAGCCGTGGCACACGCCACCACGGCTTGCGCACCCGGCACTTGTAGGCAGTATTCACGCCCGCCGCCTCGCCGGCTGCGATGTACGCTCGCGCTGCTGGGGATGGCTCACCTTCGGGACGGAACAGCCACGTCGCAGATCCGTTGCGGCCCAATTCATTCAACGCCGCAGCGCTGAATGCGAGCCCACGCAGATGGCGACTGCCGGGCGGCGACAATCGCAGGACGTCCGTAGGTTCGAGGCCAAGGTTGGCGACTCGAGCAGGCGAGAGTGCGAAGTACTTGTTATTGCCAGTGACCATGCCCAGCGTCGTGTCGCCCCACGTTTCCAGCACTGTGAACCTGCCACTGGACAACAGGCCGGTGTACGCGTCGAGTGCCTTCGCAGACAGCAGCGACGGCGTCCACTTGTCCTCAGGGCTGATCGGCGTCCACGTGCGCCCCGCCGCAATGGTCCCTAGCTCAGCGGCATTGCGGGCCTGGTAGACCGAGGCGTGGTCAGTCGGTCCTTGCAGGTAGCCGTCGGCAAGGAGAAGCAGCACATCCTCCTGAGCGTCGGGAAACACGCGTTCTGTGAACAGCACCAGATCGACGCGAGCGAACGATGCGAGCAGAAATCGACGCACCTCGGCGGCATAGTTCACGCTAAGAAGTTCGGCAGGCAGCACTAGACCCATGCGACCGCCAGCACGCAGGAACAGAGCCGAGTGCACTACGAAGGCCGCCCAACTGGAAGCCAAGTTCGTAAGGCCCACGCCAGCCCTTAGAGCCGCCTGACGAGACCGCGACCGCGCAATACCCGCGAAATCCTGGTAGCGGATGTAAGGCGGGTTACCGATCACTACGTCGTACGAACCGGTTGGGTCAACACAAAAGAAATCGCCGACGGCCACATTGGCATCAACCCCTGCGCTGCGGAGTAGTCCACGGGCAGCGCGAGCGGAGTCCTCGTGAAGCTCGATGCCGTCTAGTGCAGCGAGCTGATCGGTGTCACCGGTACCGCGTAATTCGGTTAGGCGATCGACGGCCGCAAGTAAGAAGGAGGCCTCGCCACAAGATGGCTCGAGGATGCGCTCGTGCGTGGCACGAACAGCCCAATCAGTGACGTAGCGGGCAACAGAGGCGGGCGTGAAAAACGCACCCCGCGCCTTTCGTAGCGCTGCCGAGTCGCCCCCGGTCGACCTGAGCACCATGTGAAGCATCTTGCCTTGCGGGTACGACATGTTGCGTGAGGGCACACCGAAGCCACCGATGCCATCTCAGGACACACAGCTGGCGGAAGCACGGTGTCTCCGGTGGGACACGAACGTATGCCGCACCTGGCACGTCGTAAGGGCCTCGGGGCAACGTGCCGTACCGAGGGCGCCTACCCAGCGGCGTGTGGGATGGCGACAACCCGCCGAACGTCCGTCGGCATTCGTGCGACCCCTGTTGAAGCCTCAGCGACGGCCGCTACCGGAGTTGTAGCCCGGCGACGCCACATCCGACTCGGAGAGCTCGAACGGCGGCGGTGCGACAACTTCCGGGGTGAACAGATTGCCCCCGGTCGGGGTGCCCTCGGCCGGCGGTGCGCTCTCGGCGGGCGGGGCGCTGATGATCTCGCTAGTGCCGACCGGAGTGTCCGAATCGTCTTCAGAGACGCCACCCACGGGACCGCGCGGCACCCAGACCAGCAGGTCCTGCATGCCGTCGTTGTAGACGACGCTGTTCGGCACGTCGCCGACGACGTCGAAGTAAAGCTTGCCGGTCGTGGTCCCGCCCGGCGGCGCCGACGGCAGACCGCCGCCGATCACCCGATAATTCGCGCCGCTCTCGGCACGGGCGTTGAAGAACGCGGTGATCGGGTTGGCCCAGCCGCCGACACCTTCGACCGTCACGGTCGCCGAGTAGAGCTGGCCGTTGTGCGGCACGGGGTCCGAACTCGGCTTCAAACCCTTGACCGTGTAGCCGATCTCGTTCAGCGTCTCCTGCTGTCCGAACGGCTTGATGTTGTTGGCCGCCGAAGCGGATCCCACTGTCACGCCGGCCATGCCGATCGCGATCGCAGCAATACCGATGGGCGCCACAAGTTTGATCTTCACTGTCACTCCGTTCCCACACCGAGGCAGTATTCAACGCGGAGGTTACCCGCCGAAGTGCTGGTCAAACGCAATTTCGCGCAGATCGATCCGTTAGTCACTGCCCGGCTGCCGGGACATCGACATCCGGTGCGGACCCAACCGGGATAGGAACGATCCGAATCTCGAGATCGGAAGGATGTCATGGGCAAGCAATTCGGGTGGGGACGGTTCTTGGCGATCGCGCTGCCGGTATCGATTCTGACGTTCATCCTCGACGTCGTCTTCCACAAGACCGCGGGACCGGCACTGTTCGGCAACAGCTACCCGGCGGCAGACTACCCGCAGCGCCCGCTGGCCGAAATCATGGATCTGTTCCCGTTTCTCGGGTTCACGTACGTCCTGCAGCTGACGATGCTGTGCTTCTTGTTCCTGCGGCTGTACCCGGGCCGCGGGCTTGGCAAGGCCGCCTGGTGGGGCATCTGGGGCGGCCTGTTCGTCGTCATCCCCAACATGCAGTTCTTCGTCGCCGTCGCGCACACCACGTGGACGATGCTGATCATCCAGATGATCGAGGCCATCGCGTTGTGCGTCCTGGCCGCGTGCCTCTTCGAGATCGCCTACCGCCCAAAGGATTACAACCAGGACAGCGCGGCCACCACGAGTGCCTCGGTGCCGGTGTCGAGCGTCGGCTGAATCACCGGGCCGAAGGTCGGCGAGTGGTTCACCGGGATGTCCTGGCTGATCCGGCCGGCTTCGGCGGCACGGGTGAATTCGGCGGCGTCGATCCCACCGAACATCCAATAGGTGTACGGCACTCCGAGCCCCCGGGGAATGTCGCTGAAATCCTCACTCGCCGAGGCCTGCGGGATGGCCAGCACGCGGTCGCCGAACTGTTCGACAAACGCATCATGCACCCGGGCGGTGGCGGCCTCGTCGTTGTCGGTCACCGGAAACTGGTCGTAGAACTCGAATTCCGGTTCTTTCGGTGAGTCCGACGCCTGACACTCGGCGACGACGATGCGCTTGACGGCCGCGATGACCGCGCTGCGCACGGCTTCGTCGTAGGTCCGCAGGTTCAGTTCCAGCACGGCGTGGTCGCCGATGATGTTGCTCTTGGTGCCGGAATTGATGCTGCCGACGGTGAGTACGACGGTTTCGGTCGGCGCGACTTCGCGCGACACGATGGTCTGCAGCCGGACGACGATCATCGCGGCCAGCACGACGGGATCGATGGTGGCGTTCGGCATGGAGCCATGGCCGCCGCGCCCGTACACCGTCACGCGGATGCTGTCGGCCGCCGCCATGACCGGCCCGCTGCGGGTGCCGACGTATCCGGCCGGCGCCGGTGCGACATGCTGACCCAGCGCGACGTCGACCTTGCCGACGATGTCCGCCAGTCCGTCGGCGACCATGCCGGCGGCGCCGCCACCGACCTCTTCGGCCGGCTGGAACAACGCGATCGCGGTGCCCTGCCAGTGATCTCGCCCCTCGGCCAGCAGCGCGGCCGCACCGAGCAGACAGGTGACGTGGGTGTCGTGGCCGCACGCGTGCATGACGGGCACGTCCTTGCCCGCGGCATCGGTGGACCGGACCGTGCTGGCGTAGGGCAGTCCGGTCGCCTCGGCGACGGGCAGCGCGTCCATGTCGGCGCGCATCAACACCGACGCACCGTCACCGTTGCGCAGAATGCCAACGACGCCGGTGCCGCCGATACCGTCGGTCACGTGGTAACCGAGCTCGGTCAGCTTGTCCGACACCAGCTTTGCGGTGCGATGTTCCTGGTGTGACAGCTCCGGGTGCTCATGCAGGTCGCGGTAGAGGTCCTCCTGCCACACCCGTACCTCGGGCAGACCGGCCAGCACGTCCGTCGCACGACTCATAGCGATGCCTCTCCCGTGAAGTCCCTGACCACGTCGGCCACCCGGCGCAGCTGGTCGATGTCCGAACTGGTGGGAATGAGGTGCACCTCGTCGGTGCCGATGTCATCGAACTTCTGCAGCACGTCGAGCAATTCGTCTTCGGTGCCGGCCCAGCCCGTCGTCGGCGCCATCGCGTCGACGTATTCCTCCGGAATCCAGTTCATGTACCGGCGGAGGTGCCGGTGCACCTGGTTGCGTGCCTCGTCTTTGTCACCGAGGGCGAACCAGAACGAGGTCGCCAAGTGCGGCTTGGGTTTTCCGGCCTCGGCCCACGCCTCCCGGGCGACGTCGAACAGTTCGCTCTCGCGCTCGACGTCGAGGTCCAAGGTGGTGCCGGCCATGCCGTCGGCCCAATTGGCCGCGCTGCGTACGGTTTTCGGGCCGATGGTGCCGACCAGCAGTCGGGGGCCGCCCGGCTGCACAGCCGCGGGGCCGACGGGCAACACGGAGTCGGTGAGCTTCTCCCCCGCCCAGACCCGCTTCATCAGCGCGACGCGTTCCGCCATGCCGCGCATGGTCTGCGTCTTCGGGTCGGCGCCCACGGCGTTGTAGTCCTCGTGCCGGCCACCGACGCCGAGGCCGACCGTCAGCCGTCCACCGCTGAGCATGTCGCCCGTGGCAAGCGCTTTCGCCAGCATCAC from Mycolicibacterium phocaicum includes the following:
- a CDS encoding homoserine dehydrogenase, giving the protein MSEKPIGVAVLGLGNVGTEVVRIIEDSADDLAARIGAPLELRGVGVRKVAKGRGVSVDMLTDDIEALVSRDDVDIVIELMGPVEPARKAIMAALEQGKSVVTANKALMAQSTGELAQAAEKARVDLYFEAAVAGAIPVIRPLTQSLAGDVVLRVAGIVNGTTNYILSAMSETGADYADALAEAGVLGYAEADPTADVEGYDAAAKAAILASIAFHTRVTADDVYREGMTKVSAADFESAKALGCTIKLLAICERLTTGKGKQRVSARVYPALVPLDHPLASVNGAFNAVFVEAEAAGELMFYGRGAGGAPTASAVMGDVVMAARNRVQGGRGPRESKYAKLPIASIGAIETRYYVSMNVADKPGVLSSVAAEFGKREVSIAEVRQEGMEDESGQRSGARIVVVTHRATDEALSETVAALADHEAVQSINSVLRMEGTSK
- the lysA gene encoding diaminopimelate decarboxylase, which codes for MSGQPTGNVVPEKPQTPDEVNLLAPNVWPRNLVRGADGQVSVAGVTVGALAEQFGTPLFVIDEDDFRSRCREIADAFGGGEHVHYAGKAFLCAEIARWVAQEGLCLDVATGGELAVALHADFPAERITVHGNNKSVPELSAAVEAGVGHIVLDSEIEIERLEAIAGAAGVVQDVLVRVTPGVEAHTHEFISTAHEDQKFGLSLASGAAMEAVRKVFATDNLRLVGLHCHVGSQIFDVAGFEIAAHRVIGLLRDVVAEFGVEKTAQMSVMDLGGGLGISYLPSDDPPPMKELADKLKAIVKAESEAVGLPTPKLVVEPGRAIAGPGTITLYEVGTVKDVAVSADKYRRYVSVDGGMSDNIRPSLYDAQYDARLVSRASDAPATLARIVGKHCETGDIIVRDTWVSEDLVPGDLLAVAATGAYCYSMSSRYNLLTRPAVVAVKDGNARLILRRETVEDLLSLEVSGQ
- the argS gene encoding arginine--tRNA ligase — translated: MTPADLAELLKNTAAVVLVEHDLDLAALPETVAIERPRNPEHGDYATNLALQLAKKVGVKPRDLAEWLAERLIDADGIAEATVAGPGFVNLRIEASAQSVVVLNVLGAGDRYGTSEELKGRHINLEFVSANPTGPIHIGGTRWAAVGDALGRLLATQDATVVREYYFNDHGGQIDRFARSLVAAAKGEPAPEDGYGGDYIKDIAADVVAKRPDALSLPADECQEVFRELGVDLMFGQIKQSLHDFGTDFDVYTHEDSMHTSGRVQEAIDKLRDNGSIYEQDGAIWLRTTDFGDDKDRVVIKSDGNPAYVAGDIAYYLDKRQRGFDLCIYMLGADHHGYIGRLKAVAAALGEDPDTVEVLIGQMVNLVRDGQPMRMSKRAGTVITLEDLVDAIGVDAARYVLIRSSVNSPIDIDLGLWASASNENPVYYVQYAHARLSALARNAADLGLQVDLGHLDLLSHDREATLMRTIGEFPRVLKTAAALREPHRVCRYLEDLAGDYHRFYDSCRVLPMGDEEHSDLHRARLALCAATRQVIANGLQILGVSAPERM
- a CDS encoding HsdM family class I SAM-dependent methyltransferase gives rise to the protein MSYPQGKMLHMVLRSTGGDSAALRKARGAFFTPASVARYVTDWAVRATHERILEPSCGEASFLLAAVDRLTELRGTGDTDQLAALDGIELHEDSARAARGLLRSAGVDANVAVGDFFCVDPTGSYDVVIGNPPYIRYQDFAGIARSRSRQAALRAGVGLTNLASSWAAFVVHSALFLRAGGRMGLVLPAELLSVNYAAEVRRFLLASFARVDLVLFTERVFPDAQEDVLLLLADGYLQGPTDHASVYQARNAAELGTIAAGRTWTPISPEDKWTPSLLSAKALDAYTGLLSSGRFTVLETWGDTTLGMVTGNNKYFALSPARVANLGLEPTDVLRLSPPGSRHLRGLAFSAAALNELGRNGSATWLFRPEGEPSPAARAYIAAGEAAGVNTAYKCRVRKPWWRVPRLAPADLLLTYMNANADTPRLSTNTARAAHLNSVHGVYLGPKVRKLGKALLPLASLTSMTLVGAETVGRAYGGGMLKLEPREADRLPVPAVDVVEAAADRLANVRPQVAGLLGSGKLIEASKIVDDVLLVGELGMSRANVRVLRDAHAELTARRVARGRRGSN
- a CDS encoding DUF1942 domain-containing protein; protein product: MKIKLVAPIGIAAIAIGMAGVTVGSASAANNIKPFGQQETLNEIGYTVKGLKPSSDPVPHNGQLYSATVTVEGVGGWANPITAFFNARAESGANYRVIGGGLPSAPPGGTTTGKLYFDVVGDVPNSVVYNDGMQDLLVWVPRGPVGGVSEDDSDTPVGTSEIISAPPAESAPPAEGTPTGGNLFTPEVVAPPPFELSESDVASPGYNSGSGRR
- a CDS encoding amidohydrolase, which codes for MSRATDVLAGLPEVRVWQEDLYRDLHEHPELSHQEHRTAKLVSDKLTELGYHVTDGIGGTGVVGILRNGDGASVLMRADMDALPVAEATGLPYASTVRSTDAAGKDVPVMHACGHDTHVTCLLGAAALLAEGRDHWQGTAIALFQPAEEVGGGAAGMVADGLADIVGKVDVALGQHVAPAPAGYVGTRSGPVMAAADSIRVTVYGRGGHGSMPNATIDPVVLAAMIVVRLQTIVSREVAPTETVVLTVGSINSGTKSNIIGDHAVLELNLRTYDEAVRSAVIAAVKRIVVAECQASDSPKEPEFEFYDQFPVTDNDEAATARVHDAFVEQFGDRVLAIPQASASEDFSDIPRGLGVPYTYWMFGGIDAAEFTRAAEAGRISQDIPVNHSPTFGPVIQPTLDTGTEALVVAALSWL
- a CDS encoding LLM class flavin-dependent oxidoreductase; this translates as MTMPVMEPNLDAATLTAWARVIDGGPFSSLCWGERIAFDNPDSLTLLGALAAWTDRVRLVTTVIVPQLHDPVMLAKALATGDMLSGGRLTVGLGVGGRHEDYNAVGADPKTQTMRGMAERVALMKRVWAGEKLTDSVLPVGPAAVQPGGPRLLVGTIGPKTVRSAANWADGMAGTTLDLDVERESELFDVAREAWAEAGKPKPHLATSFWFALGDKDEARNQVHRHLRRYMNWIPEEYVDAMAPTTGWAGTEDELLDVLQKFDDIGTDEVHLIPTSSDIDQLRRVADVVRDFTGEASL